In one window of Pseudobdellovibrionaceae bacterium DNA:
- a CDS encoding NeuD/PglB/VioB family sugar acetyltransferase — protein MATTDIVIVGAGGFAREVYAWLKDGLPSDLRIKGFLSPNPKDLEGFDIEEPILGSEKEYVPTDNDRFVLAIGHMDVRVNVANFLKSRGAKFYTFVHNSAVVSPTASLGEGVVVCPFALVSPNAQVDDFALINFYASVAHDAHVGEFSVLSPYATLNGFAQLGSESFMGTHSTIVPGISVGRRVKIAAGTVALKSVADSNLLMGAKAKSFKIY, from the coding sequence GTGGCCACAACTGATATTGTAATTGTTGGAGCCGGTGGTTTCGCTCGCGAAGTCTATGCATGGCTCAAAGACGGTCTTCCCTCTGACTTGCGAATCAAAGGATTTCTCTCGCCAAATCCAAAAGATTTAGAGGGTTTTGATATTGAAGAGCCCATACTCGGGTCAGAAAAAGAATATGTACCCACGGATAATGATCGCTTTGTACTAGCAATTGGCCATATGGATGTTCGAGTAAATGTAGCAAATTTTCTCAAGAGTCGCGGTGCCAAGTTTTACACTTTTGTCCACAATTCGGCCGTAGTGTCTCCTACAGCCAGCCTCGGGGAAGGCGTTGTAGTTTGCCCCTTCGCGCTTGTTAGCCCTAATGCTCAAGTCGATGATTTCGCATTGATCAACTTTTATGCATCTGTGGCTCACGACGCCCACGTTGGTGAATTTTCCGTGCTCTCGCCCTACGCCACTCTGAATGGCTTTGCACAGCTTGGATCTGAAAGCTTTATGGGAACACACTCGACGATCGTCCCCGGAATCTCGGTCGGCAGACGAGTGAAAATTGCAGCCGGCACTGTGGCACTGAAATCGGTAGCCGACAGCAATCTTTTGATGGGCGCTAAAGCCAAATCCTTTAAGATTTATTAA
- a CDS encoding long-chain fatty acid--CoA ligase, with translation MLITFLLNQFESNLKNDALVWQDRAYSYGDLLDLIRSHQSSLANHNIRPGSIVSLEADFSPSSVAMLLALIDNRNVIVPLTDSVKDKRDEFREIANVEYVVEIKANDDVSFQGTGHKVDHQLLQELQGRNHPGLILFSSGSTGKSKAAVHDLVPLLEKFKVPRKSKRILTFLLFDHIGGFNTIMYSLSNGGCAITVSDRTPEHVCAAIEKYKAEILPTSPTFLNLLLLSESYKDKDFSSLELVTYGTEMMPESTLTRFRAAFPQVTMQQTYGLSEVGILRSKSESSDSLWVKIGGEGYETRIRDGMLEIKAKAAMMGYLNAPSPFTEDGWFKTGDVVEVKGDFFRFLGRKSEIINIGGEKVYPAEVEGALQEMDGVLDVAVAGEPHAIMGHIVTARVRLNSEETQKEFRVRMKKFLKDKLPAYKIPQKIILEDHSFHGGRFKKMRGQSASGHN, from the coding sequence ATCTTGATTACCTTCCTGCTAAATCAATTTGAATCAAACCTTAAGAATGATGCACTCGTGTGGCAAGATAGAGCCTACAGTTACGGGGACCTGCTTGATTTAATTAGGTCTCATCAAAGTAGCCTCGCCAACCACAATATTCGCCCTGGCAGCATAGTTTCATTGGAGGCTGATTTTTCGCCAAGCAGTGTAGCCATGCTGCTGGCCCTTATTGATAATCGAAACGTCATTGTCCCGTTAACCGATTCCGTAAAAGACAAACGAGACGAGTTTCGCGAAATTGCAAACGTGGAATATGTGGTTGAGATTAAAGCAAATGATGATGTTTCCTTTCAAGGGACCGGTCACAAAGTCGACCACCAACTACTCCAGGAGCTTCAGGGTCGGAACCATCCAGGACTCATCTTATTTTCTTCAGGCTCTACCGGCAAGAGTAAGGCTGCCGTACATGACCTTGTACCACTTCTTGAAAAATTTAAGGTGCCTCGCAAATCTAAGCGCATCCTCACTTTTCTTTTGTTCGATCACATCGGAGGTTTTAATACTATAATGTATTCGCTATCTAATGGCGGCTGTGCAATTACAGTCAGTGATCGCACGCCAGAACACGTATGCGCCGCCATTGAAAAATACAAAGCCGAAATACTTCCGACTTCGCCGACTTTTTTGAATCTTCTGCTTTTGAGCGAAAGTTATAAGGACAAAGATTTTTCAAGCTTAGAGTTGGTGACATATGGTACGGAAATGATGCCAGAGTCTACACTCACTCGGTTTCGCGCTGCCTTTCCTCAAGTGACTATGCAACAAACATATGGCCTATCCGAAGTGGGAATTCTGCGATCTAAATCAGAGTCTTCTGATTCTCTATGGGTAAAAATTGGTGGTGAGGGCTATGAAACCCGGATCCGAGATGGGATGCTTGAAATCAAAGCTAAAGCAGCTATGATGGGATACTTAAATGCCCCAAGTCCTTTCACTGAAGACGGTTGGTTTAAAACAGGCGATGTTGTAGAAGTAAAAGGTGATTTCTTTCGATTTCTAGGCAGAAAATCTGAAATTATAAATATCGGTGGTGAAAAGGTGTACCCGGCGGAGGTTGAGGGCGCGCTTCAAGAAATGGATGGCGTGTTGGACGTGGCTGTTGCTGGTGAACCCCATGCAATTATGGGTCACATAGTGACGGCCCGAGTTCGCCTCAACAGTGAGGAGACACAAAAAGAATTTCGAGTGCGCATGAAGAAGTTTTTGAAAGATAAACTGCCTGCCTATAAAATACCTCAGAAAATAATTCTCGAGGACCACAGCTTTCATGGCGGTCGATTTAAGAAGATGAGAGGACAAAGCGCAAGTGGCCACAACTGA
- a CDS encoding ABC transporter permease: MKSWADKLFRDTYSYRHVVYSIVRSTLKQRYRRSILGFMWTVLAPLLHYLVIGVVFSAANKIQMQNYFVFMFTGAVYFNVISGVTVNSTMAFIGNEHFIKKIYLPKLIYPLNVVSIELVNFLLSFVALVLLGILFGRLHFSPALFFLPLPIVISFGFFLGVSTLVGIMSVYFRDLMHIIPTVMQAAFFLTPILYPIELLPTQLQFIVKLNPFYYFVNCFRDPIMYQRLPSAFDMAVLTGASVVSLILGMYFLYKYDNKIVFKL; this comes from the coding sequence ATGAAGTCTTGGGCAGATAAGCTTTTTCGGGACACTTATAGCTACCGCCATGTAGTTTACAGTATCGTGAGGTCTACCCTCAAACAGAGATACCGTCGTTCAATATTGGGCTTTATGTGGACGGTTTTGGCGCCACTGTTGCACTACCTAGTGATCGGAGTTGTGTTCTCCGCTGCGAACAAAATACAAATGCAGAATTATTTTGTCTTTATGTTCACGGGTGCGGTGTATTTCAATGTAATTTCTGGGGTCACGGTCAATTCGACCATGGCATTTATTGGCAATGAGCATTTCATTAAGAAAATATACCTGCCAAAGTTAATTTATCCGCTGAACGTGGTATCAATCGAGTTAGTTAATTTTCTTTTAAGCTTTGTGGCGCTAGTGTTGTTAGGAATTTTGTTTGGTCGCCTTCATTTTTCGCCCGCATTGTTTTTCTTGCCCCTGCCCATAGTTATTTCATTTGGATTTTTTTTGGGAGTGTCCACTTTGGTTGGGATTATGAGCGTTTATTTTCGAGACCTAATGCATATCATCCCCACAGTAATGCAGGCAGCATTCTTTTTGACGCCAATTCTGTATCCTATTGAGCTGTTGCCCACTCAACTTCAATTTATAGTGAAGCTGAATCCTTTTTACTATTTTGTGAACTGTTTTCGAGATCCGATTATGTATCAGAGGCTGCCAAGCGCCTTTGATATGGCCGTGTTGACGGGTGCGTCAGTGGTGAGTTTGATTTTGGGAATGTACTTCCTTTATAAATACGACAACAAAATCGTATTTAAACTTTAA
- the rfbD gene encoding dTDP-4-dehydrorhamnose reductase: MALSNRRPILIFGSTGQVGQHLCDLLGSQAVGASSAMADFTKPDTILNTLQSTQPAMVINAAAYTAVDRAESEKELAQQINAIAPGLIADFCASHGIPMVHYSTDYVFSGKKSGAYREDDFPDPVNVYGKTKFEGERRIEKALGKHLIFRTSWVYSEYGHNFVKTMLRLGAERESLKIVNDQTGCPTSARDIAVATTRAIDRALGMASFPSGIYNMTGSDHCTWYEFATDIFASAKQIGFPSIVKNIEPTTTDEYPTAATRPLNSVLNNDKLEQQFKVKLPSWHKSLQSVLEKIYEN; the protein is encoded by the coding sequence ATGGCTCTATCTAATCGTCGTCCCATATTAATTTTTGGTAGTACCGGCCAGGTGGGCCAACACTTGTGTGATCTTCTTGGCTCGCAGGCCGTAGGCGCCTCTTCTGCGATGGCTGATTTTACCAAGCCCGACACAATCCTTAATACCCTTCAGTCGACCCAACCCGCTATGGTCATTAATGCTGCCGCCTATACCGCTGTAGATCGAGCAGAATCAGAAAAAGAATTGGCCCAACAAATTAACGCCATTGCGCCAGGCCTAATTGCGGACTTCTGTGCAAGTCATGGCATACCCATGGTTCATTACAGCACTGATTATGTGTTTTCGGGCAAAAAGAGTGGTGCCTACCGTGAAGATGACTTCCCAGACCCCGTCAATGTTTACGGGAAAACCAAATTTGAGGGTGAAAGACGCATTGAGAAAGCCCTTGGAAAACATCTAATTTTTCGCACCTCCTGGGTCTATTCTGAGTACGGACATAATTTTGTGAAAACAATGCTGCGACTGGGTGCCGAAAGAGAGTCTCTTAAAATCGTTAATGATCAGACCGGATGTCCCACCTCGGCCCGTGACATCGCCGTGGCCACAACTAGAGCAATTGATAGGGCCCTGGGTATGGCGAGCTTTCCCTCTGGGATTTATAATATGACAGGGTCTGATCACTGCACATGGTATGAATTTGCCACTGACATTTTCGCTAGTGCCAAACAAATTGGGTTTCCATCGATTGTGAAAAATATCGAACCGACTACTACTGATGAATATCCTACTGCGGCCACACGTCCTTTAAATTCCGTTTTGAACAACGACAAGTTAGAGCAGCAGTTTAAAGTTAAACTGCCCAGTTGGCACAAATCTTTGCAAAGCGTTTTGGAGAAAATCTATGAAAATTGA
- the rfbA gene encoding glucose-1-phosphate thymidylyltransferase RfbA: protein MKGILLAGGSGTRLYPTTHAISKQLLPVYDKPAIYYPLSILMLAGIKDILVISTPRDVPMIQSLLQDGSTWGLNIQYAVQPEPKGIAEAFIIGADFIGSDPVALILGDNLFYGHKLSDQLSEASKLKSGARVFAYNVTNPEDFGVVEFDATNKVMSIEEKPKNPKSNWAVTGLYFYDNKVVDIASHLTPSGRGELEITDVNKAYLEKGELNVTKMGRGTAWLDVGTHDSLLTSSTFVQTIEKRQGLKVACVEEVALIKGFITQDQFTELAENYPRSSYGDYLRRIVKYGSI, encoded by the coding sequence ATGAAAGGTATTCTCTTAGCTGGTGGATCTGGCACACGACTCTACCCTACAACTCATGCCATCAGTAAACAGCTATTGCCCGTTTATGATAAGCCTGCAATTTATTACCCTTTGTCGATTTTAATGTTGGCTGGAATTAAAGATATTCTTGTGATCAGCACTCCTAGAGACGTGCCAATGATTCAAAGCCTATTACAAGATGGCAGCACTTGGGGGCTGAACATCCAGTACGCCGTACAACCTGAGCCAAAAGGAATCGCCGAAGCCTTTATTATTGGAGCTGATTTTATCGGCAGTGACCCTGTGGCACTTATCTTGGGTGACAACCTCTTTTATGGGCACAAACTCTCTGATCAGCTATCAGAGGCCTCTAAATTGAAATCTGGTGCCCGGGTTTTTGCCTACAATGTCACTAACCCCGAAGACTTTGGAGTGGTGGAGTTTGATGCCACCAACAAGGTAATGAGCATTGAAGAAAAACCGAAAAACCCAAAGTCTAACTGGGCCGTCACCGGGCTTTATTTCTACGACAACAAGGTGGTTGATATTGCAAGTCACCTCACTCCTTCGGGGCGAGGCGAACTTGAGATCACTGACGTTAACAAAGCTTATTTAGAAAAAGGCGAACTAAATGTAACTAAAATGGGACGTGGTACAGCTTGGCTTGATGTGGGCACTCACGACAGCCTTCTGACATCTTCTACTTTTGTTCAAACGATTGAAAAACGTCAGGGTCTAAAGGTCGCCTGTGTTGAGGAGGTGGCCTTGATTAAGGGATTTATTACTCAAGATCAATTTACTGAGCTTGCTGAAAATTATCCGCGCTCGTCTTATGGTGATTACTTAAGGCGAATTGTAAAATATGGCTCTATCTAA
- the rfbC gene encoding dTDP-4-dehydrorhamnose 3,5-epimerase has protein sequence MKIESLEIPDVKLITLDTFHDSRGFFVERFNEKKFSDLGVNLTWVQDNFSNSIPGVIRGLHYQFELPQTKLVSCTSGEIYDVAVDIRKGSKTYGQHVGVTLSASIPQCLLIPAGFAHGFCVTSKTPADVSYKVDALYSADGEGGIRWDDSQLAIKWPVSSFIVSNKDLELQSFNQYDQSPKFSV, from the coding sequence ATGAAAATTGAAAGCCTAGAAATACCTGATGTGAAACTCATTACTTTAGATACCTTTCATGATTCTCGTGGTTTTTTTGTTGAGCGATTTAATGAAAAAAAGTTTTCTGATCTAGGCGTCAATTTAACCTGGGTACAGGATAACTTTTCAAATTCGATCCCTGGCGTAATTCGAGGACTTCACTATCAATTTGAATTGCCTCAAACTAAACTTGTCAGTTGCACAAGCGGTGAAATCTATGACGTTGCTGTGGATATTCGAAAGGGATCAAAAACTTACGGTCAGCATGTGGGTGTCACACTCTCTGCCAGCATACCCCAATGTCTACTTATCCCGGCGGGCTTTGCCCATGGCTTTTGTGTGACCAGTAAAACTCCGGCCGACGTTTCATATAAAGTAGACGCTTTGTATAGCGCTGACGGCGAGGGCGGCATCCGCTGGGACGACTCCCAACTGGCAATCAAGTGGCCTGTTTCGTCTTTTATTGTCAGCAATAAAGATCTGGAGCTTCAAAGCTTCAACCAATATGATCAGAGCCCCAAGTTTTCTGTTTAA
- a CDS encoding FkbM family methyltransferase — protein sequence MFKWEVLTNRFFRKDESLKEPRRWFGQFDPPLDQVLYNRYFFRYNRAGTYIECGAFDGIIDSTCYFFENTLKWNGLNIEAYPDLFKRLAENRPNSKNVFGALSSSTGRSRFTHAVHPVHGNNFGNGSLAHTDVHMASLKQQNCELIEVEVPTTTYQDLIKKYGLKKIDLFVLDVEGHEVSILETLTINDVLPLVFCIETGHVDSRAVTNILEPLGYRYDGGSYVNSFFLHEKYNYFGD from the coding sequence ATGTTTAAATGGGAAGTGCTTACGAACAGATTCTTTCGCAAAGATGAATCATTGAAAGAGCCTCGGAGATGGTTTGGTCAATTTGATCCGCCCCTTGATCAGGTTTTATACAATCGCTACTTTTTTAGATATAACCGAGCGGGTACGTATATTGAATGTGGAGCCTTCGATGGGATTATCGATTCTACATGCTATTTTTTTGAAAATACGTTGAAGTGGAATGGTTTAAATATAGAAGCATACCCAGATTTGTTTAAGCGGCTTGCTGAGAATAGACCAAATTCTAAAAATGTATTTGGTGCGCTCTCGAGCTCGACTGGGCGCTCGAGGTTTACTCATGCTGTGCATCCTGTTCATGGTAATAATTTTGGCAATGGCTCTCTAGCGCACACGGATGTTCACATGGCGTCGCTTAAACAACAAAATTGTGAATTGATTGAAGTAGAAGTTCCCACGACCACTTATCAAGATTTGATTAAAAAATATGGCCTAAAAAAGATTGATTTGTTTGTTCTAGATGTTGAAGGACATGAGGTTTCAATTCTCGAAACATTGACTATTAACGATGTGTTGCCTTTGGTTTTTTGTATAGAAACAGGACATGTCGATAGCAGGGCGGTAACGAATATCTTAGAGCCTTTGGGCTACCGTTATGACGGGGGAAGCTACGTCAATTCGTTTTTTCTCCATGAGAAATATAACTATTTTGGTGACTAA
- a CDS encoding glycosyltransferase, whose product MGYKKIGLEKFDYFSSETYFSNRLQFLEKFLGQGDQAKESSASNRFLYLLTESKISGEAKIVVLFLLFCGRYPRMDEVKSLELLALQNDFSSLILHFMNLNEARTLVSNGFPLVLADISDDKILMDVTHTFSYPYNSGIQRVVRKLSEYLRAPEPKVCFVKFGFVDRRLYCMSEQEVDQLISWQNPKVEVKFRNWLSRNKYLRMAKLMIKKSEPLSRIAFRISFWLQSREYTSRKKQSSGAVKVNTMEVPFVWGKKFLVPEVITDKSRVETLNCLFAHFNVDSSMIVYDLIPVYRPEFCELISREFVTYLSLLRYANKVSCISTHVKSQLESFISNINYAHHRKPVIEAHYLGADFSKDIVHSELVESQKPLVCCVGSIDPRKNQRAIMRASVMAMDEGCHFRLLFVGNPGGENDDFLQEMAQLKQRGYDIDIKYSASDEELNEIYRASKFSIFCSLAEGFGLPIVESIYHGKPCLAGDRDSMKEIGEILGGCTFADPESITDIAKEIKRLFEDQDLYKRLCEEAEVAKWPTWQQYSSEVFDFFSRSQFVSKQMPLNKQTSAELR is encoded by the coding sequence ATGGGATATAAAAAGATTGGTCTTGAAAAGTTTGATTATTTTTCAAGCGAAACCTATTTTTCGAACCGATTGCAATTTTTAGAAAAATTCTTGGGACAAGGCGACCAGGCAAAAGAGTCAAGCGCCTCAAACAGATTTTTGTATTTATTAACAGAGTCTAAAATTTCGGGAGAAGCGAAAATCGTAGTTTTATTCCTGTTATTTTGCGGTCGTTATCCCCGAATGGACGAAGTTAAATCATTGGAGCTGTTGGCGCTTCAGAACGATTTTTCAAGTTTAATATTGCACTTTATGAATTTGAACGAGGCGAGGACCTTAGTCTCAAATGGTTTTCCTTTGGTGCTTGCTGATATCAGTGATGACAAGATCTTAATGGACGTCACTCATACTTTTAGTTACCCATACAATAGTGGTATACAGCGGGTGGTACGAAAGCTGAGTGAATATTTAAGGGCGCCGGAGCCAAAAGTTTGTTTTGTTAAGTTTGGTTTTGTGGATCGTCGACTCTATTGCATGTCCGAGCAAGAGGTCGATCAACTTATTAGCTGGCAAAATCCAAAAGTAGAAGTCAAATTTAGAAATTGGTTATCTCGAAACAAATACCTTCGTATGGCTAAATTGATGATTAAAAAGTCAGAGCCATTATCTAGAATAGCCTTTCGAATATCATTTTGGCTTCAAAGTCGTGAATACACTTCCCGCAAGAAACAATCCTCTGGTGCAGTGAAGGTCAACACAATGGAAGTGCCATTTGTTTGGGGCAAGAAATTTTTAGTGCCAGAAGTAATAACAGACAAGTCACGTGTGGAAACCTTAAATTGTCTGTTCGCCCATTTTAATGTGGATTCCTCGATGATTGTTTACGATTTAATTCCTGTGTATCGTCCAGAATTTTGCGAGTTAATCAGTCGCGAGTTCGTCACGTATTTGAGCTTGTTACGATATGCAAATAAGGTTTCTTGCATAAGCACCCATGTAAAGTCTCAACTCGAGAGTTTTATTTCTAACATTAATTATGCCCACCACAGGAAACCAGTCATAGAGGCTCATTACCTGGGGGCTGATTTTTCGAAAGATATTGTCCATTCTGAATTAGTTGAGTCTCAAAAACCTTTGGTTTGTTGCGTTGGTTCGATTGACCCAAGAAAAAATCAAAGGGCAATCATGCGGGCTAGCGTTATGGCAATGGATGAAGGATGTCATTTTCGCCTATTGTTCGTTGGGAATCCTGGCGGAGAAAATGACGACTTTTTGCAAGAGATGGCTCAGCTCAAGCAGCGAGGATATGATATAGATATCAAATATTCAGCTTCAGATGAGGAGCTCAATGAAATTTATCGGGCATCAAAGTTTTCTATCTTTTGTTCCTTGGCAGAAGGATTTGGATTGCCCATAGTAGAATCTATTTACCACGGGAAGCCATGTTTAGCAGGGGACCGTGACAGCATGAAAGAGATCGGTGAAATTCTGGGTGGTTGTACCTTTGCGGATCCCGAATCAATTACAGATATTGCCAAAGAAATAAAACGCCTTTTTGAAGACCAAGATCTCTATAAAAGACTCTGCGAAGAGGCAGAGGTCGCAAAGTGGCCGACCTGGCAGCAGTATTCAAGTGAGGTTTTTGATTTTTTCTCGCGAAGTCAGTTTGTATCAAAACAGATGCCATTGAATAAGCAGACAAGTGCAGAGCTGAGGTAG
- the rfbB gene encoding dTDP-glucose 4,6-dehydratase: MPEEQNTIIVTGGAGFIGSSFVDLLMNKGLSVVVIDSLTYAGRLENLKNHQNNPLFQFEKIDICNQQAVFDLFTKHKARALVNFAAESHVDNSISGPRPFIDTNITGVFALLEAARAYWQNLNDSDQSQFRYLQVSTDEVFGELGDVGKFTETTPYKPSSPYSASKAAGDHLVRAWHHTYGLPTLVTNCSNNYGPRQFPEKLIPRMITCALNGETLPVYGKGENVRDWIHVEDHCQGVWLALQKGEVGETYCFGGNSERKNLDVVKRICHTLDELKARSDGKSYEDQIGFVTDRAGHDWRYAIDDSKAEKQLGFTRKYRNFEDGLTQTISWYLDNGEWLKTIKETSR, from the coding sequence ATGCCTGAAGAACAAAACACAATTATCGTCACTGGGGGAGCTGGATTTATAGGCAGCTCGTTCGTAGATCTGTTAATGAACAAGGGCCTCTCTGTGGTTGTCATTGACTCGCTCACCTATGCTGGACGATTAGAGAATTTGAAAAACCATCAAAACAATCCCCTTTTTCAGTTTGAAAAAATAGATATTTGTAACCAACAGGCCGTATTTGATTTGTTCACCAAGCATAAAGCCCGGGCGTTGGTGAATTTTGCAGCTGAGTCTCATGTAGATAATTCAATATCAGGGCCCCGGCCTTTTATTGACACTAATATCACTGGAGTTTTTGCCTTACTTGAAGCTGCCCGCGCTTATTGGCAAAACTTAAATGACAGCGACCAATCTCAATTTAGGTATTTACAAGTTTCCACAGATGAAGTGTTTGGCGAATTGGGTGATGTGGGTAAGTTCACAGAAACGACCCCTTATAAACCGAGCTCTCCGTACTCGGCTTCGAAGGCAGCTGGCGATCACCTGGTTCGAGCATGGCACCACACCTACGGCCTACCTACCTTGGTAACAAATTGTTCTAACAACTACGGACCAAGACAGTTTCCAGAAAAACTCATCCCCAGAATGATCACTTGCGCCTTGAATGGCGAGACTCTGCCCGTTTATGGAAAGGGCGAGAATGTTCGAGACTGGATTCACGTAGAAGATCATTGCCAAGGTGTGTGGCTCGCATTGCAAAAAGGCGAAGTGGGTGAAACCTATTGCTTCGGCGGCAATTCGGAAAGAAAGAACCTTGATGTGGTGAAGCGAATTTGCCACACCCTAGATGAACTAAAGGCTCGTTCTGATGGCAAATCCTATGAAGACCAAATTGGTTTTGTCACAGATCGCGCAGGACACGATTGGCGCTACGCCATTGATGATTCAAAAGCTGAGAAACAATTGGGTTTTACTCGGAAATATCGCAACTTTGAAGATGGCCTAACACAAACCATTTCGTGGTATTTGGATAACGGCGAGTGGCTAAAGACAATAAAGGAAACATCCCGATGA
- a CDS encoding glycosyltransferase family 2 protein, with the protein METLNSLLKYRPGNLTDIYVIDNNSTDGTVAALKGLSAKGLHIIESPTNLGFGAAHNLAIKQVESVYHIICNPDIRVDSDVFNGLANIAESDPQVGILVTQMRGIDGELQSSNQQLPTVLDLFLRRFWPKSLKWMVRKRLDWYEMKHLGYDVSYGVQSVCGAFIFCRTSALKEIGGFDERFFLYFEDKDLGIRMRQAGYKTLYVPDVQVTHLWQRAAYKNKKMLQIHLVNAARYFNKWGWKLY; encoded by the coding sequence ATGGAAACCCTAAACAGTCTTCTAAAATATCGGCCAGGAAATCTCACAGACATCTATGTGATTGATAACAATTCAACCGATGGCACTGTGGCTGCACTCAAAGGACTATCGGCTAAAGGCCTGCATATTATCGAAAGCCCAACAAATCTAGGATTTGGTGCTGCGCATAATTTGGCCATCAAGCAAGTAGAGAGTGTTTATCACATCATTTGTAATCCAGATATTCGGGTGGACTCTGATGTATTTAATGGTTTGGCAAACATAGCTGAAAGTGATCCGCAAGTGGGGATTTTAGTGACCCAGATGCGGGGTATCGACGGCGAACTTCAGTCTTCCAATCAGCAGCTACCCACAGTTTTGGATCTGTTTCTGCGACGTTTTTGGCCAAAATCCCTTAAATGGATGGTCAGAAAGCGGCTGGATTGGTATGAAATGAAGCACTTAGGCTACGACGTGAGCTACGGTGTGCAGAGTGTGTGCGGAGCGTTTATTTTTTGCCGAACGAGCGCACTTAAAGAAATTGGCGGCTTTGATGAGCGGTTTTTCTTGTACTTCGAAGACAAAGATTTAGGAATTCGCATGCGCCAGGCAGGATATAAGACTTTGTATGTCCCCGACGTGCAAGTGACTCATCTTTGGCAGCGGGCCGCCTATAAAAATAAAAAAATGTTACAGATACATTTGGTAAACGCCGCTAGGTATTTTAACAAATGGGGTTGGAAACTTTATTGA
- a CDS encoding ABC transporter ATP-binding protein: MSSVGPHFQIALKNVGLVYDLYYDKTNNLKERLINAILKRKYVSEKVGKLHALKGIDLEIHEGERLGIIGLNGAGKSTLLKVISGILKPSEGTISVSGRLQPLIEIAAGFDPEATGRENIYLNGYMLGFSKEQITSKEKEIIDFTDLGHFIDVPVKYYSSGMSVRLAFTIATTIDPEILVFDEMLAAGDVDFMRKARARMDDLIMEAKILILVSHDVGMIQKLTNRVIVLKDGCIVFDGKTREGIDYYFDRVALGDSTNVGDEKKKPKLVLEKSGLKFNSLAVLSEENSVSVIPPRAGVSFEMEFSNSDEFSEVFVNFLVLDKTENVSIHLRNDFQGVDFDDVMPGQYSVRVSLDQFPLKSGKYQVYSRLVGVARDGGQVIIDSPKLALEVSGEEKYDQFLEQSWKIESVAK, translated from the coding sequence GTGTCATCAGTCGGTCCACATTTTCAAATAGCACTCAAGAATGTCGGTCTGGTTTATGACTTGTATTATGACAAGACCAACAACCTTAAAGAGAGACTGATCAATGCGATTTTGAAAAGGAAGTATGTTTCCGAAAAAGTCGGCAAGTTGCATGCGCTAAAGGGAATAGATCTTGAGATTCATGAAGGCGAGCGGCTAGGCATCATCGGCCTAAATGGTGCGGGTAAAAGTACTCTTTTGAAAGTGATATCTGGAATACTAAAACCATCAGAAGGAACGATTTCAGTTTCTGGTCGACTGCAGCCCCTTATTGAAATAGCTGCGGGCTTTGACCCAGAAGCGACGGGCAGAGAAAACATTTACCTAAATGGCTATATGCTGGGGTTCTCAAAGGAACAGATCACATCTAAAGAAAAAGAGATTATAGATTTTACGGACTTGGGCCACTTTATTGACGTACCCGTAAAGTATTACTCTTCGGGCATGTCTGTAAGGCTAGCGTTTACTATCGCGACGACAATTGACCCAGAAATATTAGTTTTCGATGAAATGCTTGCGGCGGGTGATGTAGATTTTATGCGCAAAGCACGGGCAAGAATGGATGATTTGATTATGGAAGCAAAGATTCTAATTCTTGTCAGTCACGACGTTGGGATGATTCAAAAGCTAACTAACCGAGTGATTGTGTTAAAAGACGGATGCATTGTATTTGACGGTAAAACTCGAGAGGGAATCGACTACTATTTTGACAGGGTGGCGCTGGGTGATTCAACAAATGTTGGCGATGAAAAAAAGAAGCCCAAACTCGTTCTTGAGAAATCAGGTTTGAAATTTAATAGTCTTGCGGTTCTTTCTGAAGAAAATAGTGTTTCGGTAATACCGCCCAGAGCTGGCGTCAGTTTTGAAATGGAGTTTTCAAACTCCGATGAGTTTAGTGAAGTGTTCGTTAATTTTCTTGTATTGGACAAAACAGAGAACGTATCAATTCACTTGCGGAATGATTTTCAGGGCGTAGATTTTGACGACGTCATGCCCGGGCAGTATAGCGTTCGGGTTTCTCTTGATCAGTTCCCCCTGAAATCAGGGAAGTATCAGGTGTATTCACGGCTGGTGGGAGTAGCCCGGGATGGCGGTCAGGTAATCATTGATTCTCCGAAGTTGGCCCTAGAGGTTTCGGGAGAAGAAAAGTATGATCAATTTTTAGAGCAATCGTGGAAGATAGAATCGGTGGCAAAATAA